In Pedobacter sp. SL55, the following proteins share a genomic window:
- a CDS encoding RNA polymerase sigma factor: MSTYHLSEEVYLTRLINADRDAFAYFYEKYSSALHQKLNKMVKISEVADELLQDVFLKLWIKKDTIDTSKPFKAWLYTIAQNTVYDYYRKLAQDKKMQDHLIHTFATFYNQTEDYIYNKERAAVLNEAIEQLPPQRREIFRLCKLEEKSYKEVAEQLNISVSTVSNQLVHATKAVKDHVFFHSKDFLVFVIALYLKN; encoded by the coding sequence TTGTCAACTTACCACCTGTCAGAAGAAGTTTATTTAACTCGGCTTATTAATGCAGATAGGGATGCTTTTGCTTATTTTTACGAAAAATATAGTTCTGCACTACACCAAAAACTTAATAAAATGGTGAAAATATCTGAAGTTGCAGACGAGCTTTTACAAGACGTTTTCTTAAAATTATGGATTAAAAAAGATACCATAGATACCTCTAAACCCTTTAAAGCATGGCTGTATACGATAGCCCAAAACACAGTTTACGATTATTACAGAAAACTTGCGCAAGACAAGAAGATGCAAGACCACTTAATTCATACTTTTGCAACGTTTTACAATCAAACAGAAGATTATATCTACAATAAAGAGCGTGCTGCTGTATTAAATGAAGCCATTGAACAGCTACCTCCGCAACGAAGAGAAATTTTCAGGCTCTGTAAATTAGAAGAGAAATCTTATAAAGAAGTGGCAGAACAATTAAATATTAGTGTTTCTACGGTCAGCAACCAATTGGTGCACGCCACCAAAGCCGTAAAAGATCATGTGTTCTTCCACTCTAAAGATTTCCTTGTATTTGTTATTGCATTATATCTAAAGAACTAG
- the hemN gene encoding oxygen-independent coproporphyrinogen III oxidase yields the protein MEATKLLRKYNIAAPRYTSYPTVPYWDNENFAAAHWKNKLVAAYKEHHNEGISLYIHLPFCESLCTYCGCNTRITKNHGVELPYIDALLKEWEMYCALLGEQPKIKEIHLGGGTPTFFSAANLKALLETIAGGSQFDEDAACSFEGHPDNTTAEHLKTLRELGFRRLSLGIQDFDPKVQFMINRYQTPEQVNNISKLARELGYQSINFDLIYGLPGQNITGLTETIEETIAIKPDRIAFYSYAHVPWIKAGQRHFTESDIPQGDEKFALYQKGRAMLVAAGYEEIGMDHFALKTDSLYIASEQRKLHRNFMGYTDHHTPILLGLGVSAISDCGTAFAQNAKTVEEYKSFILSEDLAVQKGHLLTKEDLYIRKHILNLMCQNSTCFTEGISQEVIERLQPMISDSLVEIINKEGVKILPAGKSFLRNVCMAFDERLWQKQPQKQLFSASI from the coding sequence ATGGAAGCCACCAAACTGTTACGTAAATACAACATTGCTGCACCTAGATACACCAGTTATCCAACGGTGCCTTACTGGGATAACGAAAATTTTGCTGCTGCGCATTGGAAAAACAAATTGGTTGCAGCCTATAAAGAACACCATAACGAAGGAATTAGCCTATACATTCATTTACCGTTTTGCGAAAGCTTATGCACTTACTGCGGTTGCAATACTCGTATCACTAAAAATCATGGTGTAGAGTTGCCATATATTGATGCTTTATTAAAGGAATGGGAAATGTACTGCGCATTATTGGGCGAGCAACCAAAAATCAAAGAAATTCATTTAGGCGGCGGTACACCCACTTTTTTTAGTGCAGCCAACTTAAAAGCTTTACTAGAAACTATTGCTGGTGGTTCGCAATTTGATGAAGATGCAGCTTGCTCTTTCGAAGGGCATCCAGATAATACTACAGCAGAGCATCTAAAAACTTTGCGTGAGTTAGGTTTTAGAAGATTGAGCTTGGGAATTCAAGATTTTGACCCGAAGGTGCAATTTATGATTAACCGCTACCAAACGCCAGAGCAGGTTAACAACATCAGTAAGTTAGCTCGTGAATTAGGGTATCAATCCATCAACTTCGATTTAATTTATGGTTTGCCTGGGCAAAATATTACAGGTTTAACCGAAACCATTGAAGAAACCATTGCCATTAAGCCAGATCGTATTGCATTTTATAGTTACGCCCATGTGCCTTGGATCAAAGCTGGTCAGCGTCATTTTACGGAGAGTGATATCCCGCAAGGCGACGAAAAATTTGCCTTGTACCAAAAAGGTAGAGCCATGTTAGTGGCTGCAGGTTATGAAGAAATAGGGATGGACCATTTCGCTTTGAAAACAGATAGTTTGTACATCGCTAGTGAACAAAGAAAATTACATCGCAATTTTATGGGGTACACCGACCACCATACGCCTATCCTGCTAGGCTTAGGTGTATCTGCTATTAGCGATTGCGGTACTGCTTTTGCGCAAAATGCGAAGACGGTAGAAGAGTATAAAAGTTTTATCCTTTCAGAAGATTTAGCTGTACAAAAAGGTCATTTATTAACCAAAGAAGATCTGTATATCAGAAAGCACATACTCAATTTAATGTGCCAAAACAGCACTTGCTTTACTGAAGGCATTTCGCAAGAAGTTATTGAACGTTTGCAGCCTATGATTAGTGACAGTTTGGTTGAGATTATAAATAAAGAGGGCGTAAAAATCCTTCCTGCAGGCAAATCGTTTTTACGCAACGTTTGTATGGCTTTTGACGAAAGATTATGGCAGAAACAACCACAAAAACAGTTGTTTAGCGCATCGATTTAA
- a CDS encoding heavy metal translocating P-type ATPase metal-binding domain-containing protein yields the protein MSNSTITHQSSLCYHCGDQLPAVKLSFNDKDFCCIGCQSVYQILSENNMCNYYAYNDTPGQRIKDKGHFEYLDEPTIITQLINYKDKDNSMVTFYVPAIHCSSCIWLLEHLYKINPAIFSSRIDFLKKEVTISYKHEKVSLRQVVEVYLTKLVTSL from the coding sequence ATGAGCAATTCAACCATCACCCACCAAAGTTCATTATGTTACCATTGCGGCGATCAATTACCTGCTGTTAAATTAAGCTTCAACGATAAAGATTTCTGCTGCATAGGTTGTCAAAGCGTATATCAGATTTTATCAGAAAACAACATGTGCAACTACTATGCGTACAATGATACTCCTGGGCAGCGCATTAAAGATAAGGGTCATTTCGAATACTTAGATGAACCAACCATCATCACACAGCTCATCAACTATAAAGATAAAGATAACTCGATGGTTACATTTTACGTTCCGGCTATCCATTGTAGTTCTTGTATTTGGTTGTTAGAGCATTTGTACAAAATCAACCCAGCCATATTTAGTTCACGTATCGATTTTCTGAAAAAGGAAGTAACTATTAGCTACAAACATGAAAAAGTATCGCTTCGCCAAGTGGTAGAAGTTTACTTAACCAAATTGGTTACGAGCCTTTAA
- a CDS encoding lactate dehydrogenase, producing the protein MKAIAYNIKPEEKECLVLANHKKHDITIIANSLSKETLPFAQGKEVLIVFNEDPLNAELMVGLKALGIKYIATSSFETNHIDLNAAGIAGFKIANVPFTQGNDVVMPRMQQVIKNLDNWAAGKCVGKACCCPNDCAKAMKQEGQ; encoded by the coding sequence ATGAAGGCTATTGCTTATAATATTAAACCTGAAGAAAAAGAGTGCTTGGTGTTGGCTAACCACAAGAAACATGATATTACCATTATAGCCAATAGTTTAAGTAAAGAAACACTGCCATTTGCACAAGGCAAAGAGGTTTTGATTGTGTTTAACGAAGATCCATTAAATGCAGAACTGATGGTAGGCTTAAAGGCCTTAGGTATTAAATACATTGCTACTTCATCTTTCGAAACCAACCACATTGACTTAAATGCAGCTGGAATTGCCGGTTTTAAAATTGCCAATGTTCCTTTTACACAAGGTAACGATGTAGTAATGCCACGTATGCAACAAGTAATAAAAAACTTAGATAACTGGGCCGCTGGTAAATGTGTTGGTAAGGCTTGTTGTTGCCCAAACGATTGTGCAAAAGCAATGAAACAGGAGGGACAGTAA
- a CDS encoding FecR family protein — MEQKTKFEKLFNRYLNSEVTANDLNALFKDMAEVNEMDLRNHINQELLLDDELAPADTVHLQSIFAKIEEKIEKQPKTKVIKITTWYKAAAVAAVVFGISYLALYSGSSTKNEIIPGSNKAVLVINNEETLLNSESQSSFSPAAAISVTTAANGNIIYKQKSNDTTGLSALHAISTPAGGFYKITLGDGTQVYLNSKSTLEFPVGFYGPERHVKLSGEAYFKVAKNKKMPFIVSVGQTNVKVLGTAFTINSFGKQTKTTLYEGSVQLNYLSNRKILAPGQEGLSDRNGILVNQADTAAAKAWTNGLFVFNDQALADVLHELSRWYDFSFDENSIPNKRLYIRLNRNTAFKDVLEMLYTTTGLKFKVEERRLSIDN; from the coding sequence ATGGAGCAAAAAACAAAGTTCGAAAAACTATTTAACAGGTATCTTAATAGCGAAGTTACCGCAAATGATCTTAATGCTTTGTTTAAAGACATGGCAGAGGTTAATGAGATGGACTTACGCAATCATATTAACCAAGAGCTGCTTTTGGACGATGAATTGGCACCCGCCGATACAGTGCATCTTCAATCAATTTTTGCAAAAATTGAAGAAAAAATAGAAAAACAACCAAAAACTAAAGTAATTAAAATAACTACTTGGTACAAAGCCGCTGCAGTAGCTGCAGTAGTTTTTGGAATAAGCTATTTAGCGCTTTACAGTGGTTCTTCAACTAAAAATGAGATTATTCCTGGTAGCAATAAAGCTGTTTTAGTAATCAATAACGAAGAAACTCTACTAAACAGCGAAAGCCAATCGAGCTTCTCTCCTGCCGCCGCCATTTCGGTTACTACCGCTGCCAACGGCAACATTATTTACAAACAAAAATCAAACGATACTACGGGCCTATCTGCCCTGCACGCCATTAGCACACCAGCTGGTGGTTTCTACAAAATTACACTTGGAGATGGTACGCAAGTTTATCTCAATTCAAAATCTACCTTAGAATTTCCCGTTGGTTTTTATGGCCCCGAAAGACACGTAAAATTAAGCGGCGAAGCTTACTTTAAAGTGGCAAAAAACAAAAAAATGCCATTTATTGTATCTGTTGGGCAAACCAATGTCAAAGTTTTAGGTACAGCATTTACTATCAATAGCTTTGGCAAGCAAACAAAAACTACGCTTTACGAAGGTAGCGTACAACTCAACTATCTATCTAACCGAAAAATTCTCGCTCCCGGACAGGAAGGATTATCTGACCGAAATGGCATTCTCGTAAACCAAGCCGACACCGCTGCTGCAAAAGCGTGGACCAATGGCTTGTTCGTATTTAACGACCAAGCATTAGCCGATGTACTCCATGAGCTTTCCCGTTGGTACGATTTCTCTTTCGACGAGAACAGCATCCCCAATAAACGCTTATATATAAGACTGAATAGAAACACTGCCTTTAAAGATGTACTAGAAATGTTGTACACCACTACGGGGCTAAAATTTAAAGTAGAAGAAAGGAGGCTAAGCATAGATAATTAA